A region of Deltaproteobacteria bacterium DNA encodes the following proteins:
- a CDS encoding 2,4'-dihydroxyacetophenone dioxygenase family protein: MDLPEKIKIAGVNPMNIPAPPGSLPLITADLENDDEKYWMKLTDTVYSRPLVINAHNGGWIECFRIAEKGLINRHRHSTPAFVYGIEGTFGYLEHDWVLGPGSVLYEPVGESHTFVCYSDGGMKALAVMYGPLTIVDETGKDLFTIDSLGVLELYKKHCVDVGLGEGFAESLVR; encoded by the coding sequence ATGGATCTACCCGAGAAAATTAAAATCGCAGGCGTGAATCCCATGAATATACCCGCCCCCCCGGGCTCGCTGCCCCTCATAACGGCTGATTTGGAAAACGACGATGAGAAGTACTGGATGAAGCTCACCGATACGGTCTACTCCCGCCCGCTCGTGATAAACGCGCACAACGGCGGTTGGATCGAGTGCTTCAGGATTGCGGAGAAGGGGCTGATAAACCGTCACCGCCACTCGACTCCCGCGTTTGTTTACGGTATTGAGGGTACGTTCGGCTACCTGGAGCACGACTGGGTGCTCGGCCCGGGCTCTGTTCTTTACGAGCCTGTAGGTGAGAGCCACACCTTCGTCTGCTACAGCGACGGCGGGATGAAGGCGCTCGCCGTGATGTACGGCCCGCTCACCATAGTGGATGAAACCGGAAAGGACCTTTTCACCATCGACAGCCTCGGCGTGCTCGAGCTTTATAAAAAGCACTGCGTAGATGTCGGCCTCGGGGAAGGGTTCGCCGAGTCGCTCGTGCGCTGA
- a CDS encoding SOS response-associated peptidase — translation MCGRFARTKDKDSLQGRFGFEDPEGFLLKPEYNIAPSQDCPVITVECDRRVLGMMRWGLVPPWARDAKGGYRMINARAETVSEKASFREPLRKTRCLVPASGFYEWKKPDKKTRIPYFFRLRDSTLFAFAGLWAVWQHGKEDELHSFTIITTGANELMEPVHDRMPVILREKDEAVWLDPELKDPDDLMPLLAPFPSDGMEYYEVSTYVNSYKNRGEECIRPVG, via the coding sequence ATGTGTGGAAGATTCGCGCGGACCAAGGATAAAGACAGCCTCCAGGGACGCTTCGGTTTTGAAGACCCGGAAGGGTTTCTCCTAAAGCCCGAATACAACATCGCCCCCTCGCAGGACTGCCCCGTGATCACAGTTGAGTGCGACAGGCGCGTGCTCGGGATGATGCGCTGGGGGCTTGTACCCCCCTGGGCCCGGGACGCCAAGGGCGGCTACAGGATGATAAACGCCCGGGCCGAGACCGTGTCGGAAAAAGCGAGCTTCAGGGAGCCGCTCAGGAAAACGCGCTGTCTGGTGCCCGCCTCCGGGTTCTACGAATGGAAAAAACCGGATAAAAAGACGAGGATACCCTACTTCTTCAGACTTAGAGACAGTACGCTCTTCGCCTTCGCCGGTCTCTGGGCGGTGTGGCAACATGGGAAGGAAGACGAGCTTCACTCCTTCACCATCATCACGACCGGGGCTAACGAGCTGATGGAGCCCGTACACGACAGGATGCCCGTAATACTGCGCGAGAAGGACGAGGCCGTATGGCTCGACCCGGAGCTAAAAGACCCGGACGACTTGATGCCGCTGCTCGCGCCCTTTCCTTCGGACGGGATGGAATACTATGAAGTCTCGACTTACGTGAACTCCTACAAAAACCGGGGCGAGGAGTGCATTCGTCCCGTTGGCTAA
- a CDS encoding Spy/CpxP family protein refolding chaperone — MKRLLILPILLFLIFSASANAGHHWHKDGHWWNDEATVKKLELTDEQTSQIKEIEATYSPALDKAAETFKENKTAFKKVMSDPASSKADVIKAFDVMWDSKYKMKRVMLDMKLDVKTVLTPEQITKLVEMKQKHKEEMKKKWDNKKKQ; from the coding sequence ATGAAGAGACTTTTGATTTTACCGATTTTGCTTTTTCTTATCTTTTCCGCATCGGCCAACGCCGGGCATCACTGGCATAAAGACGGGCATTGGTGGAATGACGAAGCTACCGTAAAGAAGCTCGAGCTTACGGATGAGCAGACCTCGCAAATAAAGGAAATAGAGGCTACATACTCGCCGGCGCTCGACAAAGCCGCGGAGACTTTCAAGGAAAATAAAACCGCGTTCAAGAAAGTAATGTCCGACCCGGCTTCGAGCAAGGCCGACGTGATAAAGGCTTTCGATGTAATGTGGGACTCGAAGTATAAAATGAAGAGGGTCATGCTCGACATGAAGCTGGACGTGAAAACTGTGCTGACCCCTGAGCAGATTACAAAGCTCGTTGAAATGAAGCAAAAACACAAGGAAGAAATGAAAAAGAAATGGGATAATAAAAAGAAGCAATAG
- a CDS encoding heme-binding domain-containing protein, translating into MYLKIILAVLIIAFIGAQFVPVEKTNPPVAGEIEAPVEVSEILKRSCYDCHSNETVWPWYSRIAPVSWLVVWDVNEAREHMNFTEWNKYSPKKKGEKIEEIWEEVESGEMPLWYYVPLHPEVKLSAADKDLLRKWTGAASGND; encoded by the coding sequence ATGTATCTGAAAATCATTCTTGCAGTGCTGATTATAGCTTTTATCGGGGCGCAGTTCGTGCCTGTGGAGAAGACTAACCCGCCCGTCGCAGGGGAGATCGAAGCGCCTGTTGAAGTGAGCGAGATACTGAAACGCTCATGCTACGACTGCCATTCGAACGAGACCGTGTGGCCGTGGTATTCCCGGATTGCGCCCGTATCCTGGCTCGTCGTTTGGGATGTGAACGAGGCGAGGGAGCATATGAATTTCACCGAGTGGAACAAGTATTCGCCTAAAAAGAAGGGGGAGAAGATCGAGGAGATATGGGAAGAGGTAGAGAGCGGCGAGATGCCTCTCTGGTATTATGTGCCGCTTCACCCGGAGGTAAAGTTGTCCGCTGCCGACAAGGACCTGCTTCGTAAATGGACCGGGGCTGCCTCTGGGAATGACTAA
- a CDS encoding alpha/beta hydrolase, which yields MERFRSFDGVELAFTDSGGGGEPLVLLHGFTGSSCINWEETGVYEKLVESGRRVVMLDARGHGESEKPHTSYSYWNRAMARDVEALVEHLGLYEYDLLGYSMGAKVSIEAANMYSDIRSLTLAGLSIYDEEWHLSEEDRRARLDEMLAEKLREKDAAENWAVGPGGDKKAFAARLEGSIFPEYTLDDLRNIRVPVLVINGSEEYDAKKAASFFPDAKGITIDGDHHKFLVNENFTAEVLSFLEKI from the coding sequence ATGGAAAGGTTCAGGAGCTTTGACGGGGTGGAGCTTGCCTTCACCGATTCCGGCGGCGGCGGAGAGCCGCTCGTGCTTTTGCACGGATTCACCGGCTCGTCCTGTATAAACTGGGAAGAGACCGGCGTTTACGAAAAGCTCGTCGAGAGCGGGCGGAGGGTTGTAATGCTCGACGCCCGGGGGCACGGCGAATCAGAAAAGCCTCACACCTCATACTCATACTGGAACAGGGCGATGGCGAGGGATGTAGAGGCGCTTGTCGAGCACCTCGGTCTCTACGAGTACGACCTTCTCGGATACTCCATGGGGGCGAAGGTATCTATAGAGGCTGCCAATATGTACTCGGACATAAGGAGCCTCACGCTTGCGGGCCTCTCGATTTACGATGAGGAGTGGCATCTTAGCGAGGAGGACAGGAGAGCGCGCCTGGATGAAATGCTCGCCGAGAAGCTCAGGGAAAAAGACGCGGCTGAGAATTGGGCCGTAGGTCCGGGCGGGGACAAAAAGGCGTTTGCGGCGAGGCTCGAAGGATCGATTTTTCCCGAATATACACTGGATGATCTGAGAAATATCCGCGTGCCCGTGCTCGTTATCAACGGCTCGGAAGAGTACGACGCGAAAAAGGCGGCCTCGTTCTTCCCCGACGCAAAAGGCATTACGATAGACGGGGACCACCATAAGTTCCTCGTAAACGAGAATTTCACCGCGGAAGTGCTCTCCTTTCTCGAAAAAATCTGA
- a CDS encoding GDCCVxC domain-containing (seleno)protein: MQLESLIRCPECGFEKKETMPTDSCRFYYECANCKTLLKPIEGDCCVFCSYGSVKCPPMQGENKA; this comes from the coding sequence ATGCAATTGGAATCACTGATAAGATGCCCGGAATGCGGGTTTGAAAAAAAAGAGACAATGCCGACAGATTCGTGTCGGTTCTATTATGAATGCGCGAACTGCAAAACACTCTTAAAGCCGATAGAAGGCGACTGCTGCGTGTTTTGTTCCTACGGCAGCGTTAAATGCCCGCCGATGCAGGGGGAAAATAAAGCTTAA
- a CDS encoding DUF1330 domain-containing protein has translation MAAYMIAQLNVRDQDGYSRYVSNFVPILTQYEGEIVVVDRDCKLIEGEWPYQTTVVLKFPDEEQAMRWYNSPEYQEIVQDRIRAAETNLILVKSYK, from the coding sequence ATGGCCGCATACATGATAGCCCAGCTAAACGTACGAGATCAGGACGGGTACTCCAGATACGTATCCAATTTCGTGCCTATATTAACTCAATACGAAGGGGAGATAGTCGTCGTGGACCGCGACTGTAAACTCATAGAGGGTGAGTGGCCATACCAGACAACCGTTGTGCTGAAATTCCCCGACGAAGAGCAGGCGATGCGCTGGTACAACTCGCCCGAATATCAGGAGATTGTTCAGGACAGAATCCGGGCGGCTGAAACTAACCTTATTCTGGTAAAGAGTTATAAATAA
- a CDS encoding S24 family peptidase, giving the protein MRKSVEEIIETIKSLKGFTKEYEVADSLGVGRGALSNAKRRDSISFLDKLISFCEREELTLDFIKQEPSLSADSLRTLPVGGEIPRYGLDKYVELPVYSLTGDVPPDLSSLETVDTALISRDLFMEGYIAVRVNGDSMEKLLMDGAHILINTRMKDILSGSVYTLNIPRTGVIIRECYPEPSGLSLRPYNKNYPCSSIRWEDFDPEMVIGKVACSVVNVFR; this is encoded by the coding sequence ATGAGAAAATCCGTGGAAGAAATAATCGAAACTATTAAGTCGCTTAAGGGCTTTACAAAGGAGTACGAGGTCGCCGATTCTCTCGGCGTCGGCAGAGGGGCGCTTTCGAACGCCAAACGGAGGGACAGCATATCGTTTCTGGACAAACTTATCTCATTCTGCGAAAGAGAGGAGCTAACGCTTGATTTTATAAAACAGGAACCGTCATTATCCGCAGATTCACTCCGTACCTTGCCTGTAGGGGGCGAGATACCACGTTACGGTCTCGATAAATACGTAGAGCTTCCGGTTTACTCGCTCACCGGAGACGTACCTCCAGACCTCTCCTCTCTCGAGACCGTGGATACAGCTCTAATATCGAGGGATCTCTTCATGGAGGGCTACATCGCTGTAAGGGTAAACGGGGACTCTATGGAGAAGCTTCTCATGGACGGAGCTCATATTCTGATCAATACACGTATGAAGGACATTCTGTCGGGAAGCGTATACACGCTCAATATTCCGAGAACGGGGGTAATAATAAGGGAGTGCTACCCGGAGCCAAGCGGCCTGAGCCTGAGACCATACAATAAGAATTACCCCTGCTCATCTATCAGATGGGAAGACTTCGACCCTGAAATGGTAATCGGCAAAGTCGCCTGCAGCGTCGTGAATGTGTTCAGATGA
- a CDS encoding FAD-binding oxidoreductase encodes MQLLSKAQSVLIIGAGIFGVTASLELNKRGYTVTLADPGPLPHPDAASNDMNKFVRMDYGHDEFYISLMEEAFKGWYGWNARWRRPVYHETGGLFMVHDRMEPGGFEYESYVRLQKRGYSLERLTPDLIKEYLPGVLYGRYKDGYYNRKAGWAEAGELLTLLVEDAKVSGVDVTPGVKITELSDNGNYAPRALTEDGEEIRADYVIVAAGVWTPLLVPELKELMWATGQPVFYLKSAVDAGFLSPHHPATWLADISKTGWYGFPALPDGTVKISNHGPGRRMRPDDPREITEGDEKNLTHFLSENIPVLADAPVIKTRLCPYADTWDADFYIDRVPGRPGLIVATGGSGHAFKFAPVLGSLIADVLENKPNPYLHRFAWREKGEAGIEEERSREIE; translated from the coding sequence ATGCAGCTACTGAGCAAGGCCCAATCTGTCCTTATTATAGGCGCGGGAATATTCGGCGTGACCGCCTCGCTTGAATTGAACAAGAGGGGCTACACTGTAACCCTCGCCGATCCGGGACCTCTGCCTCATCCCGATGCGGCGTCCAACGACATGAACAAGTTCGTCCGTATGGATTACGGCCATGACGAATTTTACATCTCGCTCATGGAAGAGGCGTTTAAAGGCTGGTACGGGTGGAACGCCAGATGGCGGAGGCCCGTATACCACGAGACAGGGGGTCTCTTCATGGTGCACGACCGGATGGAGCCGGGCGGATTCGAGTACGAGAGCTACGTGCGGCTTCAAAAGAGGGGCTACAGTCTCGAGCGTCTGACCCCTGATCTTATCAAAGAATACCTTCCCGGCGTTTTGTACGGCAGATATAAGGACGGCTACTATAACCGGAAGGCGGGATGGGCGGAGGCAGGAGAGCTGCTTACGCTTCTTGTGGAGGACGCCAAAGTCTCAGGCGTCGATGTAACGCCCGGCGTCAAGATCACGGAGCTTTCGGATAACGGCAATTACGCTCCTCGTGCTCTGACGGAAGACGGAGAGGAAATCCGCGCCGACTACGTGATCGTCGCGGCGGGGGTCTGGACCCCACTGCTCGTGCCGGAGCTAAAAGAGCTGATGTGGGCTACGGGACAGCCGGTATTCTATCTCAAGTCCGCGGTCGATGCCGGATTCCTGTCCCCTCACCATCCGGCCACCTGGCTTGCGGATATTTCTAAAACGGGCTGGTACGGCTTTCCCGCGCTCCCCGACGGCACGGTAAAGATCAGCAACCACGGGCCGGGCAGACGTATGCGACCCGACGACCCGCGCGAGATAACTGAGGGGGATGAGAAGAACTTGACGCATTTTCTCAGTGAGAATATCCCCGTGCTCGCGGACGCGCCGGTCATAAAAACCCGCCTCTGTCCCTACGCCGACACGTGGGACGCCGACTTCTACATTGACCGCGTTCCGGGCAGGCCGGGGCTTATAGTAGCCACCGGAGGGAGCGGACACGCATTTAAGTTCGCCCCGGTCCTGGGGTCATTAATCGCTGATGTCCTGGAGAATAAACCCAACCCCTATCTGCACCGGTTCGCCTGGCGTGAAAAGGGGGAGGCGGGGATAGAAGAAGAGAGATCACGG